Proteins from a genomic interval of Quercus robur chromosome 9, dhQueRobu3.1, whole genome shotgun sequence:
- the LOC126698912 gene encoding mitochondrial intermediate peptidase, mitochondrial: MWHLIRRIAPNLRCKPFIGSSNSDPARTRHYYTSVVAPRQSGASTGLYGFDHLKSPNGFQRFVDEAIERSTELVSYISAMPESSEIIRAMDEISDTVCSVVDSAELCRNTHPDREFVEEANKASMRINEYLHYLNTNHTLYDAVRKAEQENHLLTEEAQRAAHYLRVDFERGGIHLSADKLDRVNQLNIEISQLCREFNENIIIDPGSVDIFPSSRMPKSVHHLLKPIYRSTPGILRETVLPRDTMKEKGFRITTDPQNLSSVLQHVSDDEVRKMAYIQGNSVPVANLGILDKLIATRHELAQIMGYRSYAEFTMKPNMASSPAVVMSFLHEIGKMVRPRADEEFRKIRDFKREKSGRESGDLEPWDEAYYTALMKSSTYNLDSSVVASYFPLPQCIEGLKVMVESLFGATFHSIPLAPGESWHEDVLKLSLHHPEEGDLGYLYLDLYSRKGKYPGFAHFAIKGGRRISETEYQLPVVALVCNFSGSRNSSTARLNHWELETLFHEFGHALHSLLSRTDYQHFSGTRVVLDLAETPSNLFEYFAWDYRVLKTFARHYSTGEIIPEKLVKSMQGARKMFAATELQRQIFYALIDQTLFGEQPATPRDTSSIVADLKRQYTSWNHVEGTHWQTRFNHLLNYGAGYYSYLYAKCFAATIWQKLCREDPLSLTTGTALRTILLQHGGAREPASLLNGLVGEGILRHCNGGIVPDITSLCEEMKLGENI, from the exons ATGTGGCACCTAATCCGTAGAATCGCACCAAATCTCCGTTGCAAACCATTTATCGGATCCAGTAATTCGGATCCTGCCCGGACCCGACATTATTACACCTCCGTCGTCGCTCCACGTCAAAGCGGAGCCTCCACCGGCCTCTACGGCTTCGATCATCTGAAATCTCCCAATGGCTTTCAACGCTTCGTCGACGAAGCCATCGAAAG GTCTACGGAGCTTGTTTCATACATCTCAGCCATGCCTGAGTCCTCCGAAATCATCCGAGCTATGGATGAAATTTCCGATACG GTTTGTTCGGTGGTTGACTCGGCGGAGCTTTGTAGAAATACTCATCCAGACAG GGAGTTCGTCGAGGAGGCTAACAAGGCATCAATGAGAATCAATGAGTATCTACAT TATCTAAATACAAATCATACTCTGTATGATGCAGTCAGAAAAGCTGAGCAAGAGAATCATCTGCTTACGGAAGAAGCTCAAAGGGCAGCCCATTACCTACGTGTTGACTTTGAGAGGGGTGGAATCCATCTTTCTGCtg ATAAATTAGATCGGGTGAATCAGCTAAATATAGAAATATCTCAGTTGTGCAGGGA GTTCAATGAAAATATTATCATTGACCCAGGTTCTGTGGATATATTTCCTTCCTCGCGCATGCCTAAAAGTGTGCACCATCTCCTCAAGCCCATCTACCGTTCCACACCTGGTATATTAAGGGAAACAGTGTTGCCAAGGGACACCATGAAAGAGAAGGGATTTCGAATAACTACAGACCCACAGAATTTATCTTCTGTTCTGCAACATGTATCAGATGATGAG GTTAGAAAAATGGCATATATCCAAGGAAACTCTGTCCCAGTTGCAAACCTTGGCATTCTTGATAAGCTTATAGCTACCCGCCATGAGCTAGCTCAG ATAATGGGGTACAGATCTTATGCTGAGTTTACCATGAAGCCTAACATGGCTTCATCACCAGCGGTTGTGATGTCCTTTTTGCATGAGATTGGTAAGATGGTCCGGCCCAGAGCTGATGAG GAGTTTAGGAAAATTAGGgattttaaaagagaaaaaagtggaAGAGAATCTGGAGATTTGGAGCCATGGGATGAAGCATACTACACAGCATTGATGAAATCTTCCACCTATAACTTGGATTCTTCT GTTGTAGCTTCATATTTTCCTTTGCCACAATGTATAGAGGGTTTGAAAGTAATGGTGGAGTCATTGTTTGGTGCAACATTTCATAGCATTCCCCTGGCACCAGGTGAATCATGGCATGAAGATGTGCTTAAACTGTCTCTTCATCATCCTGAAGAG GGTGACTTGGGGTATCTGTACCTTGATTTGTATTCAAGGAAGGGGAAATATCCAGGTTTTGCTCATTTTGCAATCAAAGGGGGCCGCAGGATTTCTGAAACAGAGTATCAACTTCCC GTTGTAGCACTTGTTTGCAATTTTTCTGGTTCACGCAATTCATCAACTGCGAGGCTTAACCATTGGGAACTAGAAACTCTTTTTCATGAGTTTGGACATGCTCTTCATTCATTACTCTCACGAACG GATTACCAGCATTTTTCTGGTACCAGGGTGGTTCTTGATTTAGCTGAAACACCTTCAAATCTCTTTGA GTACTTTGCATGGGATTATCGAGTCTTGAAGACATTTGCTAGACATTATTCAACTGGTGAAATAATTCCTGAGAAATTGGTCAAGTCAATGCAGGGTGCCAGAAAGATGTTTGCTGCAACTGAATTGCAACGTCAG ATTTTCTATGCCCTAATTGATCAGACACTTTTTGGGGAACAGCCAGCTACTCCAAGAGATACAAGTTCTATTGTTGCAGATCTGAAAAGACAATATACTAGTTGGAACCATGTGGAGGGCACACATTGGCAGACTCGATTCAATCACCTCCTGAATTATGGTGCAG GTTATTATAGCTACTTGTATGCCAAATGTTTTGCTGCCACCATATGGCAGAAGCTGTGCCGGGAGGATCCATTATCTTTAACCACAGGGACTGCTCTAAGAACAATTCTATTACAGCATGGGGGAGCCAGAGAACCAGCTAGTTTGTTGAATGGTCTTGTAGGAGAAGGTATTTTAAGGCATTGCAATGGAGGAATTGTTCCTGACATAACGAGTCTTTGTGAGGAGATGAAACTGGGTGAAAATATTTAA
- the LOC126700817 gene encoding uncharacterized protein LOC126700817: protein MSIQAIDKRKVGETTLIQTSDIRSTIQVPRTLKWSEVTFPAHWTIDNENHHLQIQNPVRNPDLDFVQQLADGTGSTSNSSEVNVELPTTNVAIPIPENAEVPIPENANVPISQTQFQRIDLDSLDYDPGTRKQIWEYHVNQRDEIRRAYIKKGPHQPPLETFKKSGKQNRSFQASWYRNNSKWLEYSPTTDAAYCLPCFVFHNPNVVVGQNTFIVGGFRNWKKVGGKDCSFQVHIGKDPNSAHRVAEQMCKDLMNQSQHLQRVVDHFTTEQIANNRLQLKATIFIVRYLAFQAIAFRGRDESFSSLNRGNFHESLGIVTFWNEKVAEIIEKAPKNATYTSPRIQKEILHVFSAKVKKAIREEIGDAKFCIMVDEARDESMKEQMAVVFRYVDAEGFVKERFFGLIHVVDTAALTLKKGIYSLLSQYCLDIQNIRGQGYDGASNMRGMWNGLQALILNDCPYAYYIHCFAHRLQLALVKASKQVVPISHFFLTLLFLIKIVSASCKRNEQLKVANANEIARLIDLEELETGSGLNQIGTLQRPGETRWSSHFRSVSSLLRMFSSTVEVLQNIIDGAIDGENRAEGESAYEGLTSFEFVFILHLEKETMEITDKLCQALQSQSQDILNAMHLVSSTKTLIQKFRDDGWDGLLTTVISFCEKHRIDVLDMNARYVARRGRARNQPDNVTNEHHYRNFYPQDFTDYDKQVLEKELYHFEHNVVQDPEFKKLKSLSELSQWLVRTGNSEHYKLVYRMVILVLTLPVSTATTERAFSAMKLVKTELRNKMEDDFLNDSLMLYIEKDIALTFSLDSIVDDFEDLKERRVPFS, encoded by the exons ATGTCTATCCAAGCCATAGACAAGAGAAAGGTTGGTGAAACCACCCTTATCCAAACCTCAGACATTAGATCCACAATTCAGGTACCTAGAACCTTGAAATGGTCTGAAGTCACTTTTCCTGCACATTGGACTATAGATAATGAGAACCATCATCTACAGATCCAAAACCCAGTTAGGAACCCAGATCTAGATTTTGTCCAACAGCTAGCCGATGGAACG ggttcaacttcaaattcttctgAAGTCAACGTGGAATTGCCAACAACTAATGTTGCTATTCCAATTCCGGAAAATGCGGAAGTTCCAATTCCGGAAAATGCGAATGTTCCAATCtctcaaacacaatttcaaagaatTGACCTTGATTCTTTGGATTATGATCCTGGAACACGCAAACAGATATGGGAATATCATGTTAATCAACGTGATGAAATTCGACGGGCTTACATTAAAAAAGGTCCGCACCAACCTCCTCTAGAGACATTCAAAAAAAGTGGAAAGCAGAATCGTAgttttcaagcttcttggtatagaaataattcaaaatggCTTGAATATTCTCCTACAACAGATGCAGCTTATTGTCTACCCTGCTTTGTCTTTCATAATCCAAATGTGGTTGTGGGACAAAATACATTTATTGTTGGTGGATTTAGAAATTGGAAAAAGGTTGGGGGCAAAGATTGTTCTTTTCAAGTTCATATAGGAAAAGATCCTAACTCAGCTCATAGAGTTGCTGAACAAATGTGTAAGGATTTGATGAACCAATCGCAGCATTTGCAAAGAGTAGTTGATCATTTCACTACTGaacaaattgcaaataatcGGTTGCAATTGAAGGCCACAATTTTTATTGTGCGATATCTTGCCTTTCAAGCTATAGCTTTTAGAGGTCGAGATGAAAGTTTTAGTTCGTTAAATCGTGGGAACTTTCATGAATCATTGGGTATTGTGACTTTTTGGAATGAGAAGGTTgctgaaataatagaaaaagctCCAAAAAATGCAACCTACACATCACCTAGGATTCAAAAGGAAATTCTACATGTTTTCTCAGCCAAAGTGAAGAAGGCCATTCGGGAAGAAATTGGTGATGCAAAGTTTTGTATAATGGTTGATGAAGCTCGTGATGAGTCCATGAAAGAGCAAATGGCTGTGGTGTTTAGATATGTTGATGCAGAAGGCTTTGTGAAAGAAcgcttttttgggcttattcaTGTTGTTGACACTGCAGCTTTGACTCTAAAGAAGGGGATATATTCTTTGTTATCTCAATATTGCttagatatacaaaatattcgAGGGCAAGGATATGATGGAGCAAGCAACATGCGAGGTATGTGGAATGGATTAcaagctttgattttgaatgattgcCCATATGCTTACTATATCCATTGTTTTGCACATCGCTTACAATTGGCATTAGTAAAAGCATCAAAACAAGTTGTTCCcattagtcatttttttcttacattgctTTTTCTGATCAAAATTGTTAGTGCTTCATGCAAGCGCAATGAGCAATTGAAAGTTGCCAATGCTAATGAAATAGCACGTTTGATTGATCTTGAAGAGCTTGAGACTGGAAGTGGACTTAATCAAATTGGCACTTTACAACGACCTGGAGAAACACGTTGGAGTTCACATTTTAGATCAGTTTCTAGCTTATTAAGGATGTTTAGTTCAACTgttgaagttttacaaaatataattgatgGTGCAATTGATGGAGAAAATCGGGCAGAAGGAGAGTCAGCTTATGAAGGTTTAacttcatttgaatttgttttcatcTTGCATCTTGAGAAGGAAACTATGGAGATCACTGATAAactttgtcaagctttgcaaAGCCAATCTCAAGACATTTTAAATGCTATGCATTTAGTTTCATCTACTAAAacacttatccaaaaatttagagatgatGGATGGGATGGCTTACTCACCACTGTGATATCATTTTGTGAGAAGCATCGCATTGATGTCCTGGATATGAATGCTCGTTATGTTGCGAGGCGAGGTCGAGCTCGTAATCAACCAGATAACGTTACAAATGAGCATCATTATcga AATTTCTATCCACAAGATTTCACAGATTATGACAAACAAGTGTTGGAGAAGGAGCTTTATCATTTTGAGCATAATGTAGTCCAAGATCCagagttcaaaaaattgaaaagtttatctGAGTTATCTCAATGGTTAGTGAGAACTGGAAATTCAGAACACTACAAACTTGTTTATAGAATGGTGATACTTGTGCTTACTCTTCCAGTTTCTACTGCTACTACAGAGCGAGCATTTTCAGCTATGAAACTTGTCAAAACTGAACTTCGAAACAAAATGGAAGATGACTTTTTGAATGACTCTTTGATGTTATACATTGAAAAGGATATAGCTTTGACATTTAGTTTGGATTCAATAgtagatgattttgaagatttgaaagagCGTCGAGTTCCCTTTTCATAG